From one Mycolicibacterium sp. HK-90 genomic stretch:
- the cax gene encoding calcium/proton exchanger translates to MGTALIRSDKLLIFGGLAICVLAGLSHYGGWPHLVGFVVSAVAVTVLASVVGLAVDQLGDRFGPGATGVLQSALGNLPELFICIFALKAGLVDVVRAALIGSILANLLLVLGLAFLVGGLKHGPQKLGSAQVRTILVLMVLSVTAMAIPSIAHEVHAPASEHEVSFSMIVSVVLLVLFALSLPYSLRRDKSKTSDPVPQPHREPPRWPVGLAIGMLAIAGGSAAFVSDWFVAALEPAMDSLNISQAFAGLVIVAIAGNAVENVVGVQLAARNQSEYAFSIILNSPIQIALVLAPVLVLVSQFFGLASLTLVFGPMLIVALLVAVVLAAIIAFDGESTWLEGAALIALYCIIAASFWWG, encoded by the coding sequence ATGGGGACGGCGCTCATCCGATCCGACAAGTTGTTGATCTTCGGTGGCCTCGCGATCTGCGTGCTGGCCGGGCTGTCACATTACGGTGGCTGGCCGCACCTGGTCGGTTTCGTGGTCAGCGCCGTGGCGGTCACCGTCTTGGCCTCGGTCGTCGGCTTGGCCGTCGATCAACTCGGCGACCGGTTCGGGCCCGGCGCGACCGGTGTTCTGCAGTCGGCACTCGGCAACCTGCCGGAGCTGTTCATCTGCATCTTCGCGCTCAAGGCCGGACTGGTCGATGTGGTGCGGGCGGCGCTCATCGGTTCCATCCTGGCCAACCTGCTGCTGGTGCTGGGCCTGGCGTTCCTGGTGGGTGGACTGAAGCACGGCCCGCAGAAACTCGGCTCGGCCCAGGTCCGCACCATCCTGGTGCTGATGGTGCTGTCGGTCACCGCCATGGCGATACCGTCGATCGCGCACGAGGTGCACGCCCCGGCCTCCGAGCACGAAGTGTCGTTCTCGATGATCGTGTCTGTCGTCCTGCTGGTGCTGTTCGCGCTGTCCTTGCCGTACTCGCTGCGGCGCGACAAGTCCAAGACCAGCGACCCCGTGCCGCAGCCACACAGGGAGCCGCCTCGGTGGCCAGTCGGCTTGGCGATCGGCATGCTGGCCATCGCGGGCGGGTCGGCGGCGTTCGTCTCGGATTGGTTCGTCGCCGCGCTGGAACCGGCGATGGACTCGCTCAACATTTCTCAGGCCTTCGCCGGTTTGGTGATCGTGGCCATCGCCGGCAACGCGGTCGAGAACGTCGTCGGTGTGCAATTGGCGGCCAGGAACCAGTCCGAGTACGCGTTCTCGATCATCCTGAACAGCCCGATCCAGATCGCCCTGGTGCTGGCCCCGGTGCTGGTGCTGGTGAGTCAGTTCTTCGGGCTGGCATCACTGACCCTGGTGTTCGGGCCGATGCTGATCGTCGCGCTGCTGGTCGCCGTCGTGCTCGCCGCGATCATCGCCTTCGACGGGGAATCGACTTGGCTGGAAGGCGCGGCGCTGATCGCGCTGTACTGCATCATCGCCGCCTCGTTCTGGTGGGGATGA
- a CDS encoding peptide chain release factor 3 translates to MTDNALATPAANTAQAAKIAAEAARRRTFAVISHPDAGKSTLTEALALHARVITEAGAIHGKAGRRSTVSDWMEMEKARGISITSTALQFPYRDCVINLLDTPGHADFSEDTYRVLTAVDCAVMLIDAAKGLEPQTLKLFQVCKHRGIPIITVINKWDRPGRHALELMDEIHERIGLRTTPLTWPVGIAGDFKGVMDRRQTKFIRFTRTAGGATAAPEEHIAAADAHAAAGDDWDTAVEESELLSADGSDYDRETFLSGESSPVLFTSAALNFGVNQLLDVLVELAPAPSGSLDVDGNRRAVESPFSAFVFKVQAGMDTSHRDRIAYARVVSGTFERGDVLTHAATGKPFVTKYAQSVFGQQRSTLDDAWPGDVIGLANAAALRPGDTLYRDVPVAYPPIPSFSPEHFAVARGTDPSKHKQFRKGIEQLEQEGVVQVLRSDKRGEQAPVFAAVGPMQFEVAAHRMATELSAPIALENLPYQVARVVSPEDAEYVNRQVSCEVLTRTDGVMLVLFSTPWRLEGFQRDNPDIKLGSLVAAEG, encoded by the coding sequence ATGACCGATAACGCCCTGGCCACCCCGGCCGCCAACACCGCCCAAGCTGCCAAGATCGCCGCCGAGGCGGCTCGTCGCCGTACCTTCGCCGTCATCAGCCACCCCGATGCCGGTAAGTCGACGCTGACCGAAGCGCTGGCGCTGCATGCCCGGGTGATCACCGAGGCCGGCGCGATCCACGGCAAGGCCGGCCGGCGCTCCACGGTGTCGGACTGGATGGAGATGGAGAAGGCCCGCGGCATCTCGATCACCTCGACCGCGTTGCAGTTCCCCTACCGCGACTGCGTCATCAACCTGCTCGACACCCCCGGGCACGCCGACTTCTCCGAGGACACCTACCGGGTGCTGACGGCGGTGGACTGTGCGGTGATGCTCATCGACGCCGCGAAAGGCCTTGAACCGCAGACCCTCAAGTTGTTCCAGGTGTGTAAGCATCGCGGCATCCCGATCATCACGGTGATCAACAAGTGGGACCGCCCGGGCCGGCACGCGCTGGAGCTGATGGACGAGATCCACGAGCGGATCGGGCTGCGCACCACTCCCCTGACCTGGCCGGTCGGCATCGCGGGTGACTTCAAGGGCGTGATGGATCGTCGGCAGACCAAGTTCATCCGGTTCACCCGCACCGCGGGTGGTGCCACCGCCGCGCCCGAGGAGCACATCGCCGCCGCCGACGCGCATGCCGCCGCCGGCGATGACTGGGACACCGCGGTCGAGGAATCCGAGTTGCTGTCGGCCGACGGGTCCGACTACGACCGGGAGACCTTCCTGTCCGGTGAGTCCTCACCGGTGCTGTTCACCTCGGCTGCGCTGAACTTCGGCGTGAACCAGCTGCTCGACGTGCTGGTCGAGCTGGCCCCGGCGCCGAGCGGATCGCTCGACGTCGACGGGAACCGCCGGGCGGTGGAGTCGCCGTTCAGCGCGTTCGTGTTCAAGGTGCAGGCGGGGATGGACACCTCGCACCGCGACCGCATCGCCTACGCGCGGGTGGTGTCGGGCACGTTCGAGCGTGGCGACGTGCTCACCCACGCCGCCACCGGCAAGCCGTTCGTGACCAAGTACGCGCAGTCGGTGTTCGGCCAGCAGCGTTCGACGCTCGACGACGCCTGGCCCGGCGACGTGATCGGCTTGGCCAACGCCGCCGCGCTGCGCCCCGGCGACACGCTGTACCGCGACGTCCCGGTGGCGTACCCGCCGATTCCGAGCTTCTCCCCCGAGCACTTCGCGGTGGCCCGCGGCACCGACCCGAGCAAGCACAAGCAGTTCCGCAAGGGCATCGAGCAGCTCGAGCAGGAAGGTGTCGTGCAGGTGCTGCGCTCGGACAAGCGCGGCGAGCAGGCGCCGGTGTTCGCCGCGGTCGGGCCGATGCAGTTCGAGGTCGCCGCGCACCGGATGGCCACCGAGCTGAGCGCACCGATCGCCCTGGAGAACCTGCCGTATCAGGTGGCGCGGGTCGTCTCGCCCGAGGACGCCGAGTACGTGAACCGTCAGGTGTCCTGCGAGGTGTTGACCCGTACCGACGGCGTCATGCTCGTGTTGTTCTCCACGCCGTGGCGGCTGGAGGGTTTCCAGCGCGACAACCCCGACATCAAGCTCGGGTCCCTGGTGGCCGCCGAGGGCTGA
- a CDS encoding esterase-like activity of phytase family protein has translation MRTASAAYAAAVTTAALILAGCTTEDPKPGETQDTPKATSPIDWNLPDADRYHRTATYPVHLNKPAEDPVENETVAEISTVTPDGNTVIYTDAAAKRIGFVDITNPAKPVGEGTLSLAELGHKDDQPTSVAAVNEYVLVVVDTTGGDFPHPSGRVDIVRVNDRTRVHSIDLGGQPDSIAISPDGTFAAIAMENQRDEEFTPPGKEEGDLPQPPTGFVQLIDLKGAPNTWKPRKVDFDVEAARKAGLDTPEDLEPEYVSINSRGQVAVTLQENNGIAILDGRAGTVQKIFSAGSQSVDGIDTKEDDAIDQTGSIPDTPREPDAIGWIGDDHLATANEGDWKGGTRGWTVFDANTGDVVWDAGNSLEQLAVRTGLHIESRAESKGPEPEGLAITNIGGKPTALIASERSNFVSVYDVSDPTAPTFRQILPTTPGPEGILPIPSRNLLAISSEADDAENHVRASVNLYGYGEPFAGAGKPNFPSIVSGDIDGAPIGWGALGALTADPKDANRLYTATDVAYGPARILGVDVNQKPALIDTALPITEDGKPVTLDTEGIAARPDGGFVLAVEGEDGAGNQVVYVDATGKVEKRVPLPNDVAAQLGSQGLEGVAVDGDTVWVALQRELKSDPKGVTRIGRYTPAGDKWEWFGYQLDTTSTKDDWIGISEIAVHNGELLILERDKLNGPDARLKALYRVAIPDSAGVASAADKPRVLPKTLARNLLPDLQAPNGYVQEKVEGFAIAGNENLYVVTDNDGLDDANGETVFLDLGPAAEALKG, from the coding sequence ATGAGAACGGCGAGTGCGGCCTATGCCGCAGCGGTGACCACGGCGGCGCTGATCCTGGCAGGCTGCACGACCGAGGACCCGAAGCCCGGGGAGACCCAGGACACCCCGAAGGCGACCTCGCCGATCGACTGGAACCTGCCCGACGCGGACCGCTACCACCGCACGGCCACGTACCCGGTGCACCTCAACAAGCCGGCCGAGGATCCGGTCGAGAACGAGACCGTCGCCGAGATCTCCACCGTCACCCCCGACGGCAACACCGTCATCTACACCGACGCCGCGGCCAAGCGCATCGGCTTCGTCGACATCACGAACCCCGCCAAACCCGTTGGCGAGGGCACACTTTCCCTCGCCGAACTGGGCCACAAGGATGACCAGCCCACCTCGGTCGCCGCGGTCAACGAGTACGTTCTGGTCGTCGTCGACACCACCGGCGGCGACTTCCCGCACCCCTCCGGCCGCGTCGACATCGTCCGGGTCAACGACCGCACCCGCGTGCACAGCATCGACCTCGGCGGTCAGCCCGACTCGATCGCCATCAGCCCCGACGGGACGTTCGCCGCGATCGCAATGGAGAACCAGCGCGACGAGGAGTTCACCCCGCCCGGCAAGGAGGAAGGCGATCTGCCGCAGCCCCCAACCGGTTTCGTGCAACTGATCGACCTCAAGGGCGCGCCGAACACCTGGAAGCCGCGCAAGGTGGACTTCGACGTCGAAGCCGCGCGGAAAGCCGGGCTGGATACCCCGGAAGATCTCGAACCGGAGTACGTCAGCATCAACTCCCGCGGCCAGGTCGCCGTGACCCTGCAGGAGAACAACGGCATCGCCATCCTCGACGGCCGGGCCGGCACGGTACAGAAGATCTTCAGCGCCGGAAGCCAATCCGTCGACGGGATCGACACCAAAGAGGACGACGCGATCGACCAGACCGGCTCGATCCCCGACACCCCGCGCGAACCCGACGCCATCGGCTGGATCGGCGACGACCACCTCGCCACCGCCAACGAGGGCGACTGGAAGGGCGGCACCCGCGGCTGGACGGTCTTCGACGCCAACACCGGTGACGTGGTCTGGGATGCCGGCAACTCGCTCGAACAGCTCGCCGTCCGCACCGGCCTGCACATCGAAAGCCGTGCGGAGTCCAAGGGACCCGAGCCGGAAGGCCTGGCCATCACCAACATCGGCGGCAAGCCGACCGCGCTGATCGCCTCGGAACGCAGCAACTTCGTCTCCGTCTACGACGTCAGCGACCCCACAGCGCCGACGTTCCGGCAGATCCTGCCGACCACGCCAGGCCCCGAGGGCATCCTGCCGATCCCGTCGCGCAACCTGCTCGCGATCTCGTCGGAGGCCGACGACGCCGAGAACCACGTGCGCGCCTCGGTCAACCTCTACGGGTACGGCGAACCGTTCGCCGGCGCAGGCAAACCGAACTTCCCGTCGATCGTCTCCGGCGACATCGATGGCGCGCCGATCGGCTGGGGCGCGCTCGGGGCGCTGACCGCGGACCCGAAGGACGCCAACCGGCTCTACACGGCCACCGACGTCGCCTACGGCCCGGCCCGCATCCTCGGCGTCGACGTCAACCAGAAGCCCGCCCTGATCGACACCGCACTGCCGATCACCGAAGACGGCAAGCCCGTCACGCTCGACACCGAGGGCATCGCGGCGCGGCCCGACGGCGGTTTCGTGCTCGCTGTGGAGGGTGAAGACGGTGCGGGTAACCAGGTCGTCTACGTGGATGCGACCGGCAAGGTCGAGAAGCGGGTGCCGCTGCCCAATGACGTTGCGGCACAGCTCGGCAGCCAAGGACTGGAAGGCGTTGCGGTCGACGGTGACACGGTCTGGGTGGCACTGCAGCGCGAGCTCAAGTCCGACCCGAAGGGCGTGACCCGCATTGGCCGGTACACCCCGGCCGGGGACAAGTGGGAGTGGTTCGGCTACCAGCTGGACACCACCAGCACCAAGGACGACTGGATCGGGATCTCCGAAATCGCCGTCCACAATGGTGAATTGCTAATCCTGGAGCGTGACAAGCTCAACGGCCCCGACGCTCGCCTCAAAGCGCTGTACCGGGTGGCGATTCCCGACAGCGCGGGCGTGGCCTCGGCCGCGGACAAGCCGCGGGTGCTGCCGAAGACGTTGGCCCGCAACCTGTTGCCTGATCTGCAGGCCCCCAATGGCTATGTGCAGGAAAAGGTCGAGGGCTTCGCGATCGCCGGCAACGAGAACCTGTACGTGGTGACCGACAACGACGGACTCGACGATGCCAACGGAGAAACTGTGTTCCTCGACCTGGGCCCGGCCGCCGAAGCGCTGAAGGGATAA
- a CDS encoding iron-containing alcohol dehydrogenase, giving the protein MTVNIALPRFAKIGAGSVEDLGSVITQLNICRPLLVTDKFLTETGQAERLVKTMQAAGADVAVFSDTVPDPTAASLTAGVELARAHNADGVIGFGGGSPMDTAKALAVLSATDENITSYKAPSSYSGPALPIVAVPTTAGSGSEATQFTVVTDDATDEKMLCPGLSFLPIGIVVDFELTVSMPARLTADTGVDALTHAIEAYVSRRASRFTDALALAAMSSISRHLRRAYADGTDREAREAMMLASTQAGMAFSNSSVALVHGMSRPIGGHFHVAHGLSNAMLLPAVTKFSIDASVDRYADCARAMGVVPQSTEDRPAANALVTELEQLCADVAVPSPRAYGIEQTDWEARLDIMATQALASGSPSNNPRIPTHGEIMELYRTIY; this is encoded by the coding sequence ATGACTGTGAACATCGCACTCCCCCGCTTCGCCAAGATCGGTGCCGGATCGGTCGAAGACCTCGGATCCGTCATCACTCAGCTCAACATCTGCAGGCCTCTGCTGGTCACCGACAAGTTCCTCACTGAGACCGGTCAAGCCGAACGGCTCGTCAAGACCATGCAAGCCGCGGGAGCCGACGTCGCGGTGTTCTCCGATACCGTGCCCGACCCGACGGCCGCCTCGCTCACCGCAGGGGTGGAACTGGCACGCGCCCACAACGCCGACGGCGTCATCGGTTTCGGCGGCGGCAGCCCAATGGACACCGCCAAGGCGTTGGCCGTGCTGTCGGCCACCGACGAGAACATCACGTCGTACAAGGCACCGAGCAGCTACTCCGGTCCGGCGCTCCCGATCGTCGCCGTGCCGACCACTGCTGGAAGCGGCTCGGAAGCAACACAATTCACGGTCGTCACCGACGATGCCACCGACGAGAAGATGCTCTGCCCCGGCCTGTCATTTCTGCCGATCGGCATCGTCGTCGACTTCGAGCTGACCGTGTCCATGCCGGCCCGGCTGACCGCCGACACCGGGGTCGACGCGCTGACCCACGCCATCGAGGCGTACGTGAGCCGACGGGCCAGCCGGTTCACCGATGCCCTCGCCTTGGCGGCGATGTCGTCGATTTCGCGGCATCTGCGACGGGCCTACGCCGACGGCACCGACCGTGAAGCACGCGAGGCCATGATGCTGGCCTCGACCCAGGCGGGCATGGCCTTCTCGAATTCCAGCGTCGCGCTGGTGCACGGCATGAGCCGGCCGATCGGGGGCCATTTCCACGTCGCACACGGCCTGTCCAACGCCATGTTGCTGCCTGCGGTCACCAAGTTCTCGATCGACGCCTCAGTCGACCGGTATGCCGACTGCGCCAGGGCGATGGGCGTGGTACCGCAATCCACTGAAGACCGTCCGGCAGCGAACGCCTTGGTGACCGAGCTAGAACAGCTCTGCGCCGACGTCGCGGTGCCGTCTCCCCGGGCATACGGCATCGAGCAGACCGACTGGGAGGCACGGCTGGACATCATGGCAACGCAGGCGTTGGCGTCCGGGTCACCGAGCAACAACCCGCGGATTCCGACCCACGGGGAGATCATGGAGCTCTACCGCACGATCTACTGA
- a CDS encoding cytosine permease: MNFSSYFQGPATSLDDQIESYATTRVPDSQRWRRPAILLVLTGNVTAMFWFALGGQMGFLVGWPMLLIPIAYMIVGATIVGALVMRIASQEGLSLPLLSRGLGFGARGSAIASFVYAVNYVFYFIFEGSIVSHGLSEIAGIPINSAAASVVFGIVALIALYYSWRGMHSMNILQRFGMPIFLILFVVGMVMLANGYVLVGPGEWVVQDGVSATAMWQALSLANGQVVFQALIATDYGRFVKRSVSYVGTAGVMLVELLMIAVVMVLGVFLGFTMISHFDGSRAEQELAATDPGLIFAVVMGVLGVIFAILTQVRINVMNLYSGSLALSNAWDVLSPKRIGRQWWMVLLVVLGVVLYPINVLQYTDKFLAVTGIMTNTWIFILLSDYFVCRKLLKLAPSSQIEFREGRVKDWNLCGMVALAAGLALGALGVFGVYPLHFASFAAMLLGPIVYIPLTIITRGSQYGSATSGIDDELPDDQCVAVVE, from the coding sequence TTGAACTTCAGCAGCTATTTCCAGGGGCCGGCCACCAGCCTCGACGACCAGATCGAGAGCTACGCGACGACTCGCGTCCCGGACAGTCAGCGTTGGCGCCGGCCGGCGATCCTGCTCGTTCTCACCGGGAACGTCACCGCGATGTTCTGGTTCGCCCTCGGTGGTCAGATGGGCTTCCTGGTGGGCTGGCCGATGCTGCTCATCCCGATCGCCTACATGATCGTCGGCGCCACCATCGTCGGCGCGCTGGTGATGAGAATCGCCAGCCAGGAAGGCCTGTCGCTGCCGCTGCTGTCCCGCGGACTCGGTTTCGGTGCCCGCGGTTCGGCGATCGCGTCGTTCGTCTACGCGGTGAACTACGTGTTCTACTTCATCTTCGAAGGCAGCATCGTTTCGCATGGCTTGAGCGAAATCGCCGGAATACCAATCAATTCAGCGGCCGCCAGCGTGGTGTTCGGCATCGTCGCGCTCATCGCGCTGTACTACTCCTGGCGCGGCATGCATTCGATGAACATCCTGCAGCGGTTCGGCATGCCGATCTTCCTGATCCTCTTCGTCGTCGGCATGGTGATGCTGGCCAATGGCTACGTGCTCGTCGGGCCCGGGGAATGGGTGGTCCAGGACGGCGTATCGGCCACCGCGATGTGGCAGGCGCTGAGCCTGGCCAACGGCCAGGTGGTGTTCCAGGCCCTGATCGCCACCGACTACGGCCGGTTCGTGAAGCGGTCGGTTTCCTATGTCGGCACCGCGGGCGTGATGCTCGTCGAGTTGCTGATGATCGCCGTCGTGATGGTGCTGGGGGTGTTCCTCGGCTTCACGATGATCTCGCATTTCGACGGCAGCCGCGCCGAGCAGGAACTGGCCGCCACCGATCCCGGGTTGATCTTCGCGGTGGTGATGGGTGTGCTCGGCGTGATCTTCGCGATCCTGACCCAAGTGCGGATCAACGTGATGAATCTGTACTCCGGTTCGCTCGCCCTGTCCAATGCCTGGGATGTGCTCTCCCCCAAACGCATCGGCCGGCAATGGTGGATGGTGCTATTGGTCGTGCTCGGCGTGGTGCTGTATCCGATCAACGTGCTGCAGTACACCGACAAGTTCTTGGCGGTGACGGGCATCATGACCAATACCTGGATTTTCATCCTGCTCAGCGACTACTTCGTCTGCCGCAAGCTGCTCAAACTCGCTCCGAGCAGTCAGATCGAGTTCCGCGAGGGCCGGGTCAAGGACTGGAACCTGTGCGGCATGGTGGCGCTGGCAGCGGGCCTCGCCCTGGGCGCTCTGGGCGTGTTCGGCGTCTACCCATTGCACTTCGCCTCGTTCGCGGCCATGCTGCTGGGACCGATCGTGTACATCCCGCTCACCATCATCACCCGGGGATCGCAGTACGGTTCCGCCACCTCGGGTATCGACGACGAGCTGCCGGACGACCAGTGCGTCGCCGTGGTTGAGTGA
- a CDS encoding LysR family transcriptional regulator, with translation MFSADNLRFFLEVARTGRLNEAARNLGVDHTTVGRRITALEKSFGERLFDRSPGGWHLTEAGADLLPRAETVESAVIAAYDARTSTAGPLTGTVRMVTPDGFGAFVVAPRLVELRRAHPHLDVELVTATEHGSLSARHFDIAVTLEQPTPRAVHVHHLAGYDLRLYAAPEYLRTAPPVAELIDLTDHTLVWYIDALLDVAPLRILESLPHKQRVAVQTNNITGHWTAARSGLGIAPLPEYVGEPDDSLEVVLPQKFSVRRNYWMVVPREMQQLGRVRAVAQFLRSTVAASPYLAQADW, from the coding sequence ATGTTCAGCGCCGACAACCTGCGCTTCTTCCTGGAAGTGGCGCGCACGGGACGGCTCAATGAGGCCGCTCGCAATCTGGGGGTGGACCACACCACCGTCGGCCGGCGCATCACCGCCTTGGAAAAGTCGTTCGGGGAACGGCTTTTCGACCGCTCGCCGGGCGGATGGCATCTGACCGAGGCCGGCGCGGATCTGCTGCCACGCGCGGAGACGGTGGAATCGGCCGTCATCGCGGCGTACGACGCGCGAACCTCCACGGCCGGACCGCTCACCGGCACGGTGCGAATGGTGACGCCGGACGGGTTCGGCGCCTTTGTCGTGGCACCACGGCTCGTCGAACTACGACGGGCCCATCCCCATCTGGACGTCGAGCTCGTCACCGCAACCGAACACGGGTCGCTGTCCGCCCGTCACTTCGACATCGCGGTCACACTCGAGCAGCCGACACCGCGCGCGGTGCATGTGCACCATCTTGCCGGCTACGACCTGCGGCTCTACGCCGCACCGGAATACCTCCGCACCGCGCCCCCGGTCGCGGAACTCATCGATCTCACGGACCACACGCTGGTCTGGTACATCGACGCCCTGCTCGACGTGGCACCGCTGCGGATCCTCGAGTCGCTGCCACACAAGCAGCGGGTCGCGGTCCAGACCAACAACATCACCGGCCACTGGACCGCGGCGCGCAGCGGGCTGGGTATCGCTCCGCTGCCGGAATACGTCGGTGAACCCGACGACTCGCTGGAAGTGGTTCTGCCGCAGAAATTTTCGGTACGCCGCAATTACTGGATGGTCGTCCCGCGGGAAATGCAGCAGCTCGGGCGGGTACGGGCCGTCGCGCAGTTCCTGCGTTCGACGGTGGCGGCCAGCCCCTACCTCGCCCAAGCCGACTGGTAA
- a CDS encoding amidase, producing the protein MMETGSADGLHYREICELVDMLAAGDVTARQLTQLTLDRIATVDQRLGSYAFVAPDEALAQADQSDERRKAGTTRGPLDGIPLAIKDIYDKAGWRTEAGMAIRAGQVADSSATVVERLEQAGAVIVGKVHTTEGVYTEHTPPFKAPLNPWDPNRWVGVSSSGSGVAPVAGLCFGALGSDTGGSIRMPSASNGATGLKPTWGRVSRAGVVELAATLDHVGPICRSARDAGLILGAIAGADPRDPTASLRPVPQFDTHSPASLTGVRIGIDPEWSYREVSIDVEKAHREAEQALRDLGAELVPITLPDPTEAITDWFGVCAVQTARAHRGLYPEHQDSYGPALSELIDRGIAMSGIEYDELLQRRLKFKGQMETALAQVDSALIPAMSFIAPPVEKMIRMDEETTAGVHRFTVPFTLSQLPTITFPGGFTTTEAGHAFPVGLQMVGSAFEERRLVDVVGAFQAATPWNKEHPAV; encoded by the coding sequence ATGATGGAAACGGGTTCGGCAGACGGCCTGCACTACCGGGAGATCTGCGAGCTGGTCGACATGCTGGCCGCCGGCGACGTCACCGCGCGGCAACTGACCCAGCTGACACTCGACCGGATCGCCACGGTCGATCAGCGCCTCGGGTCCTACGCCTTCGTCGCACCGGATGAGGCCCTGGCCCAGGCCGATCAATCCGACGAACGACGCAAGGCCGGCACGACGCGCGGTCCGCTGGATGGTATTCCGTTGGCCATCAAGGATATTTACGACAAGGCCGGATGGCGGACCGAGGCCGGGATGGCGATCCGGGCCGGGCAGGTGGCCGACAGCTCGGCCACTGTCGTCGAACGGCTTGAGCAGGCCGGGGCCGTCATCGTGGGCAAGGTGCACACCACCGAGGGCGTCTACACCGAGCACACACCCCCGTTCAAGGCACCGCTCAACCCCTGGGATCCGAATCGTTGGGTGGGAGTGTCCTCGAGTGGCAGCGGCGTCGCCCCCGTTGCCGGGCTGTGTTTCGGTGCGCTGGGGTCTGATACGGGCGGGTCGATCCGGATGCCGTCGGCCTCCAACGGAGCGACGGGCCTGAAACCGACGTGGGGCCGGGTCAGCCGGGCCGGTGTCGTCGAACTCGCCGCAACACTCGATCACGTGGGGCCGATCTGCCGTTCGGCCCGCGACGCGGGCCTGATCCTGGGCGCCATTGCCGGTGCCGACCCCCGAGATCCGACCGCATCGTTGCGGCCGGTGCCTCAGTTCGACACCCACTCACCGGCCTCCCTCACCGGGGTCCGGATCGGGATCGACCCGGAGTGGAGCTATCGCGAGGTCAGCATCGACGTCGAGAAGGCGCACCGGGAGGCTGAGCAGGCGCTGCGCGATCTCGGTGCCGAGCTCGTTCCGATCACCCTGCCCGACCCGACCGAGGCCATCACCGACTGGTTCGGCGTGTGCGCCGTGCAGACCGCTCGTGCGCACCGTGGGCTGTACCCGGAACACCAGGACAGCTACGGTCCGGCCCTCAGTGAACTGATCGATCGCGGAATTGCCATGTCCGGCATCGAATATGACGAACTGTTGCAGCGGCGGCTGAAGTTCAAGGGTCAGATGGAGACGGCGCTGGCGCAGGTGGACTCGGCGCTGATCCCGGCGATGTCCTTCATCGCGCCGCCGGTCGAGAAGATGATCCGGATGGACGAGGAGACCACCGCCGGGGTGCACCGATTCACGGTGCCGTTCACCCTGTCGCAACTACCGACCATCACCTTCCCCGGCGGCTTCACCACCACCGAAGCCGGCCACGCCTTCCCGGTCGGCCTCCAGATGGTCGGGAGCGCATTCGAGGAGCGCCGGCTTGTCGACGTCGTCGGCGCCTTCCAGGCAGCGACCCCGTGGAACAAGGAGCATCCCGCGGTGTGA
- a CDS encoding mechanosensitive ion channel family protein: MEMYNQAFEWTETNRHWLIEVPIRVVAYIVVALIIRYLLHRAIDRATTGRTGKPRSGDAQGQEKKPPLLRYLRDRASASSNGARAAERRRQRAQTIGSVLKSTTSIVLLVWMVLAALSVLGVNIAPFIASAGVVGLAIGFGAQNLVRDFVSGVFMLLEDQYGVGDNVDLGEVSGEVQSVGLRITTVRDIDGTLWYVRNGEIARVGNMSQEYAVARVEVPVALTADLDRAEQVAVDAAHEVIADPAMAGKVIGEPEMLGVQSLSADQLTLRMTLKTRPNAQWSVQRKLRREILRAYDEHGVDLPYPQGRIHAVVGGRDTAT; this comes from the coding sequence GTGGAAATGTACAACCAGGCTTTCGAGTGGACGGAAACCAATCGGCACTGGCTCATCGAGGTTCCCATTCGGGTCGTGGCGTACATCGTCGTCGCGTTAATCATTCGGTATTTGCTGCACCGCGCGATCGACCGCGCCACCACCGGCCGAACGGGAAAGCCTCGTAGCGGGGACGCGCAAGGGCAAGAGAAGAAGCCCCCGCTGTTGCGCTATCTGCGGGACCGCGCGTCGGCGAGCAGCAACGGCGCCCGCGCCGCCGAACGCCGAAGACAACGCGCGCAGACCATCGGATCGGTGCTCAAGTCCACGACATCCATCGTGCTGCTGGTCTGGATGGTCCTGGCCGCGCTCAGTGTGCTCGGTGTGAACATCGCCCCGTTCATCGCCTCGGCCGGTGTGGTCGGCCTCGCGATCGGCTTCGGCGCCCAGAACCTGGTCCGCGATTTCGTCAGCGGCGTGTTCATGTTGCTGGAGGACCAGTACGGCGTCGGCGACAACGTCGACCTCGGCGAGGTGTCCGGCGAAGTGCAGAGCGTCGGGCTGCGGATCACCACCGTTCGCGACATCGACGGCACGCTCTGGTACGTGCGCAACGGGGAGATCGCCCGCGTCGGGAACATGAGCCAGGAATACGCCGTCGCCCGGGTCGAGGTCCCGGTCGCACTGACCGCGGACCTGGACCGCGCCGAGCAGGTCGCCGTCGACGCCGCCCACGAGGTCATCGCCGACCCCGCGATGGCCGGCAAGGTCATCGGTGAACCGGAGATGCTCGGCGTGCAGTCGCTGTCAGCGGACCAGCTCACGTTGCGGATGACGCTGAAGACCCGACCGAACGCGCAGTGGTCGGTGCAGCGCAAGCTCCGTCGGGAGATCCTGCGTGCCTACGACGAACACGGCGTCGACCTGCCCTACCCGCAGGGACGCATTCACGCCGTCGTCGGTGGTCGGGACACCGCCACGTAG